A single Anopheles maculipalpis chromosome 3RL, idAnoMacuDA_375_x, whole genome shotgun sequence DNA region contains:
- the LOC126564725 gene encoding protein Wnt-1: MNLVTVVMVCLMAISAWAEVESKSKPGRGRGSMWWGIAKAGEPNNISPLAPGMTYLDPAIHATLRRKQRRLARENPGVLAAIAKGANLAINECQHQFRTRRWNCSTRNFLRGKNLFGKIVERGCRETAFIYAITSAAVTHSVARACSEGSIESCTCDYSHHNREPQPMNNMGAVAGVGDWEWGGCSDNIGFGFKFSRDFVDTGERGRTLREKMNLHNNEAGRAHVQAEMRQECKCHGMSGSCTMKTCWMRLNSFRTIGDILKDRFDGASRVMVSNSLRSTSVNENTLTNRAGSNNLKTNANSVGGASPNSVLSNSFHARGHQQKRVNRYNFQLKPYNPEHKPPGTKDLVYLEPSPGFCERNPRLGIQGTHGRQCNDTSIGVDGCDLMCCGRGYRTQEVTVVERCSCTFHWCCEVKCKLCRAKKIIHTCL; this comes from the exons GGGCATTGCAAAGGCGGGCGAACCGAACAACATTTCGCCACTAGCGCCCGGTATGACGTACCTGGACCCGGCCATCCATGCCACGCTGCGTCGCAAGCAGCGCCGGTTAGCGCGCGAAAATCCAGGCGTTCTGGCTGCAATTGCCAAGGGCGCAAACCTGGCCATCAACGAATGCCAGCACCAGTTCCGGACGCGTCGCTGGAACTGCTCGACGCGGAACTTCCTGCGCGGCAAGAACCTCTTCGGCAAGATCGTTGAGCGGG GTTGTCGTGAAACGGCATTTATCTACGCGATCACCAGCGCAGCAGTAACGCACAGTGTCGCGCGGGCTTGCAGCGAAGGTTCGATCGAATCGTGCACTTGCGATTACTCTCACCACAACCGCGAACCACAGCCGatgaacaatatgggtgcggTGGCGGGCGTCGGCGACTGGGAGTGGGGTGGATGCAGTGACAACATCGGATTCGGGTTCAAGTTTTCCCGTGACTTTGTGGATACGGGCGAGCGTGGCCGGACATTGCGCGAAAAGATGAACCTGCACAACAACGAGGCGGGCCGAGCG CACGTACAGGCAGAAATGCGACAGGAATGCAAGTGCCACGGCATGTCCGGCTCGTGCACAATGAAAACGTGCTGGATGCGGCTGAACAGCTTCCGCACGATCGGTGACATCCTGAAGGATCGCTTCGATGGGGCATCGCGCGTCATGGTCAGCAACAGTTTGCGCAGCACCAGCGTCAACGAGAACACGCTCACGAACCGGGCCGGCTCGAACAATCTCAAGACGAACGCGAACAGCGTCGGCGGCGCGAGTCCGAACAGTGTGCTGAGCAATTCGTTTCATGCCCGTGGCCACCAGCAGAAGCGAGTGAATCG GTACAACTTCCAGCTGAAACCGTACAACCCCGAACACAAGCCACCGGGCACGAAGGATCTGGTGTATCTGGAACCGTCGCCCGGATTCTGTGAGCGTAATCCGCGGCTCGGCATCCAGGGTACGCACGGACGCCAGTGTAACGACACCTCGATCGGGGTGGACGGCTGTGATCTGATGTGCTGCGGCCGGGGCTACCGAACGCAGGAGGTGACGGTGGTGGAGCGCTGCTCCTGCACCTTCCACTGGTGCTGCGAGGTAAAGTGTAAGCTGTGTCGGGCGAAAAAGATCATCCACACGTGTCTGTAA